The Rhodothermales bacterium genomic sequence GAGAGCCACCTGCTCATGCGTCACTACGACGGCTTCATGAAGTCCGGACGCGTCCGGGGTCGCAGCTGAGCATGATCCACTACAAGAGCAATAGCGAATTGGAGAAACTCCGCGCATCGGCCGACCTGGTAGGTCGTACGCTGGCGGAAGTCGCCACGCGTGTTGCTCCGGGTGTATCCACCAATACGTTGGACAAGATCGCGGAGACATTCATCCGGGATCATGGCGCGTCGCCGGCCTTCAAGGGCTACCGCGTAGGACACCTCGTATTTCCCGGCTCCCTGTGCACGTCCGTCAACGACACCGTGGTTCATGGCATTCCCAACGACAAACTCCTCACTGAAGGAGATATCGTGACCCTGGATTGCGGCGTGCTTCTGGATGGTTTCTACGGGGACTCCGCCTACACCTTTGCCGTCGGAGAGATTTCCGATGACAAGCGTGCGCTCTGCTCGACGACCTATGAGTCGCTGTATGCTGGCATTGATCAGTGCGTGCCGGGGCGCCGTCTTGGTGACATCGGGTTTGCGGTGCAGTCGCTTTGCGAGGCGCGCGGATACGGCGTCGTTAAGGACCTGGTGGGCCACGGCATAGGTCGCAGTCTGCACGAGGATCCCCAGGTACCCAATTTTGGCCGGGCAGGAAACGGGCGGAAACTGAAAGCCGGTCTGGTAATTTGTATTGAACCCATGATCAACATGGGCGATGCGGCGGTGTCCACGGATGCCGACGGATGGACCATCCGCACGATCGACAACCAGCCATCGGCTCATTATGAGCATATGGTTGCTGTGACGGACGGCGGTCCCGAAGTGCTTACGACATTCCAGTACATCGAGGATGTCCTGACCACATTACCC encodes the following:
- the map gene encoding type I methionyl aminopeptidase, translated to MIHYKSNSELEKLRASADLVGRTLAEVATRVAPGVSTNTLDKIAETFIRDHGASPAFKGYRVGHLVFPGSLCTSVNDTVVHGIPNDKLLTEGDIVTLDCGVLLDGFYGDSAYTFAVGEISDDKRALCSTTYESLYAGIDQCVPGRRLGDIGFAVQSLCEARGYGVVKDLVGHGIGRSLHEDPQVPNFGRAGNGRKLKAGLVICIEPMINMGDAAVSTDADGWTIRTIDNQPSAHYEHMVAVTDGGPEVLTTFQYIEDVLTTLPYEPCTDAAVR